In one window of Pagrus major chromosome 12, Pma_NU_1.0 DNA:
- the zdhhc8a gene encoding palmitoyltransferase ZDHHC8B isoform X1, whose product MPASGADSLKPSAFIPVCTAACLLVGSTSLFFVFTCPWLAVTICPAVPPCCAVLFLFVLANFTMATFMDAGVLPMANEDEDKDDEFRAPLYKNVDVKGVQVRMKWCASCHFYRPPRCSHCSVCDHCVEDFDHHCPWVNNCIGRRNYRYFFLFLLSLTFHMINVFTFGLIYVLHHMDELWKLHCTVTLVVISISGLFLIPVLGLTGFHLYLVSRGRTTNEQVTGKFQGGVNPFTRGCCNNLEYLVCSPISPQYTARPCKKSVIHIQPPFLRPEIDRQMPVKVRDNGIQSQDLQNKRTSAGAVELSDIKQGKTPPPLPPKPDHGLLKSHVSAMDEMGHHTKSIIPVSIPTVPQLRPVLEAISRGSSPIPPEQLMKTSEQQGYNRSPDRRSEPKGSPARGSQQAGLPVQTNSTSSSLQLNSLTLNSRSLTLKHSSRHGSKSHLPAMHGDSLGSNPPPGIINSSNLLANHSSSSLSYDNLINPADPQYLAQRGAPPVGYHTHYMTLGTDGTVLQRPPPHGYSPVFMGVARQSPQPRDSSPLQGLTSRDPSPSFQGFIQRDPSPAFQGLMARDLASQSVTSRDLTPPGLVMRDMTSQSLRDSLRDLGPQGLTPPKSAAARYDNFSKTIMASIHERREMEERERMLRLQARSQALYGPDVGIYDIPCRRSLPPENIRPPGSRGPTPPAYGSREFLMSTGILGYGMRTSPLSSSSTSSLTRGPKTSSSPLQSSSSSSLQSKGRSSSPAYCTTDRQTQPLPSSTSTLPRLTSSSTSSAPSYASYATAKRSSLTYSSEGKDSVTLGALK is encoded by the exons ATGCCCGCCAGCGGCGCCGACTCCCTGAAGCCCAGCGCCTTCATCCCGGTGTGCACGGCCGCCTGCCTCCTGGTCGGCTCGACATCCCTCTTCTTCGTCTTTAC ATGCCCATGGCTGGCTGTGACCATCTGCCCTGCTGTGCCACCATGTTGTGCCGTCCTCTTCCTTTTTGTGCTGGCCAACTTCACCATGGCAACCTTTATGGATGCTGGAGTGCTGCCAATGG CAAACGAGGACGAGGACAAGGATGATGAGTTCCGCGCTCCGCTGTACAAGAACGTGGATGTGAAGGGCGTCCAAGTGCGGATGAAGTGGTGCGCTTCGTGTCACTTCTACAGACCTCCACGCTGCTCGCACTGCAGCGTCTGTGATCACTGCGTGGAG GACTTTGACCACCACTGTCCCTGGGTGAACAACTGCATCGGGCGGCGGAACTACCGCTACTTCTTTCTATTCCTGTTGTCGCTGACGTTTCACATGATCAACGTCTTCACATTTGGCCTCATATACGTCCTGCACCACATGGACGAACTGTGGAAGCTGCACTGCACCGTCAC TTTGGTAGTGATCAGTATATCAGGGCTGTTTCTCATCCCGGTCCTGGGTCTCACAGGATTCCACCTGTACCTGGTGTCCAGAGGACGCACCACCAATGAACAA GTAACTGGGAAGTTTCAAGGAGGAGTAAATCCTTTCACACGTGGTTGTTGTAACAACCTGGAGTATCTGGTTTGCAGTCCCATCTCTCCACA GTACACAGCGAGGCCCTGCAAGAAATCAGTCATCCATATTCAGCCTCCGTTCCTGAGACCAGAGATTGACAGGCAGATGCCAGTGAAAGTCAGGGACAATGGGATACAGAGTCAGGATCTCCAGAATAAA CGAACCTCAGCCGGAGCTGTCGAGCTGTCAGACATCAAACAGGGGAAAACTCCGCCACCGCTGCCACCGAAACCAGACCACGGCCTGCTGAAAAGTCACGTCTCTGCCATGGACG AGATGGGACACCACACCAAATCCATCATTCCTGTATCCATTCCCACTGTGCCGCAGCTACGGCCCGTCCTGGAAGCCATATCCAGAGGATCGTCACCCATTCCTCCAGAGCAG TTGATGAAGACATCAGAGCAGCAAGGGTACAACAGAAGTCCTGACCGCCGTTCTGAGCCGAAAGGAAGCCCTGCGAGAGGCAGCCAACAGGCCGGCCTGCCTGTCCAGACCAACAGCACGTCCAGCTCGCTGCAGCTCAACTCTCTGACGCTCAACTcccgctctctcactctcaaaCACAGCAGTCGCCACGGCAGCAAATCCCACCTGCCTGCCATGCATGGTGACAGTTTGGGATCCAATCCTCCACCGGGCATCATCAACTCTTCCAACCTGCTGGCcaaccacagcagcagcagcctctcctACGATAACCTCATTAACCCTGCAGATCCTCAGTACCTGGCTCAGAGAGGGGCTCCTCCAGTCGGCTACCACACTCACTATATGACTCTGGGAACAGATGGTACTGTGCTGCAGCGGCCCCCTCCTCACGGCTACAGTCCCGTGTTTATGGGCGTTGCCAGACAGTCTCCTCAGCCTCGAGACTCCTCACCTTTGCAGGGCCTCACCTCAAGGGATCCCTCACCTTCCTTCCAAGGTTTCATCCAAAGAGACCCTTCTCCGGCTTTTCAAGGGCTGATGGCAAGAGACCTCGCGTCCCAAAGCGTGACATCACGAGACCTCACCCCTCCAGGTCTGGTGATGCGAGATATGACGTCTCAAAGTCTCCGAGACAGCCTTCGGGATCTGGGTCCACAGGGCTTGACACCTCCGAAGTCTGCCGCCGCACGCTATGATAACTTCTCAAAAACCATCATGGCATCTATCCACGAGAGAcgggagatggaggagagggagaggatgctGCGCCTCCAAGCCAGATCCCAGGCGCTCTACGGCCCAGATGTGGGGATCTATGACATCCCCTGCAGAAGGAGCCTACCACCAGAAAACATCCGACCACCAGGCTCCCGTGGACCGACTCCTCCGGCCTACGGCTCCAGGGAGTTTCTCATGAGCACAGGCATCCTCGGTTATGGCATGAGGACCTCGcctctctccagctcctccacgTCGTCTCTGACTCGAGGCCCGAAAACGTCCAGCTCCCctctgcagagcagcagcagcagcagcctccaaAGCAAGGGCAGGTCTTCCTCTCCAGCTTACTGCACtactgacagacagactcaaCCCCTCCCTTCCTCTACATCCACTCTGCCCCGTTTaacatcctcctccacctcctctgcccCCTCGTACGCCTCCTATGCCACCGCAAAACGATCCTCACTCACATACTCCTCTGAGGGGAAGGACTCAGTCACCCTGGGAGccctgaaataa
- the zdhhc8a gene encoding palmitoyltransferase ZDHHC8B isoform X2, which produces MHCCSTENSSIHPDIHHPPCIRCPWLAVTICPAVPPCCAVLFLFVLANFTMATFMDAGVLPMANEDEDKDDEFRAPLYKNVDVKGVQVRMKWCASCHFYRPPRCSHCSVCDHCVEDFDHHCPWVNNCIGRRNYRYFFLFLLSLTFHMINVFTFGLIYVLHHMDELWKLHCTVTLVVISISGLFLIPVLGLTGFHLYLVSRGRTTNEQVTGKFQGGVNPFTRGCCNNLEYLVCSPISPQYTARPCKKSVIHIQPPFLRPEIDRQMPVKVRDNGIQSQDLQNKRTSAGAVELSDIKQGKTPPPLPPKPDHGLLKSHVSAMDEMGHHTKSIIPVSIPTVPQLRPVLEAISRGSSPIPPEQLMKTSEQQGYNRSPDRRSEPKGSPARGSQQAGLPVQTNSTSSSLQLNSLTLNSRSLTLKHSSRHGSKSHLPAMHGDSLGSNPPPGIINSSNLLANHSSSSLSYDNLINPADPQYLAQRGAPPVGYHTHYMTLGTDGTVLQRPPPHGYSPVFMGVARQSPQPRDSSPLQGLTSRDPSPSFQGFIQRDPSPAFQGLMARDLASQSVTSRDLTPPGLVMRDMTSQSLRDSLRDLGPQGLTPPKSAAARYDNFSKTIMASIHERREMEERERMLRLQARSQALYGPDVGIYDIPCRRSLPPENIRPPGSRGPTPPAYGSREFLMSTGILGYGMRTSPLSSSSTSSLTRGPKTSSSPLQSSSSSSLQSKGRSSSPAYCTTDRQTQPLPSSTSTLPRLTSSSTSSAPSYASYATAKRSSLTYSSEGKDSVTLGALK; this is translated from the exons ATGCACTGTTGCTCCACAGAaaattcatccatccatccagacaTCCATCATCCACCATGCATCag ATGCCCATGGCTGGCTGTGACCATCTGCCCTGCTGTGCCACCATGTTGTGCCGTCCTCTTCCTTTTTGTGCTGGCCAACTTCACCATGGCAACCTTTATGGATGCTGGAGTGCTGCCAATGG CAAACGAGGACGAGGACAAGGATGATGAGTTCCGCGCTCCGCTGTACAAGAACGTGGATGTGAAGGGCGTCCAAGTGCGGATGAAGTGGTGCGCTTCGTGTCACTTCTACAGACCTCCACGCTGCTCGCACTGCAGCGTCTGTGATCACTGCGTGGAG GACTTTGACCACCACTGTCCCTGGGTGAACAACTGCATCGGGCGGCGGAACTACCGCTACTTCTTTCTATTCCTGTTGTCGCTGACGTTTCACATGATCAACGTCTTCACATTTGGCCTCATATACGTCCTGCACCACATGGACGAACTGTGGAAGCTGCACTGCACCGTCAC TTTGGTAGTGATCAGTATATCAGGGCTGTTTCTCATCCCGGTCCTGGGTCTCACAGGATTCCACCTGTACCTGGTGTCCAGAGGACGCACCACCAATGAACAA GTAACTGGGAAGTTTCAAGGAGGAGTAAATCCTTTCACACGTGGTTGTTGTAACAACCTGGAGTATCTGGTTTGCAGTCCCATCTCTCCACA GTACACAGCGAGGCCCTGCAAGAAATCAGTCATCCATATTCAGCCTCCGTTCCTGAGACCAGAGATTGACAGGCAGATGCCAGTGAAAGTCAGGGACAATGGGATACAGAGTCAGGATCTCCAGAATAAA CGAACCTCAGCCGGAGCTGTCGAGCTGTCAGACATCAAACAGGGGAAAACTCCGCCACCGCTGCCACCGAAACCAGACCACGGCCTGCTGAAAAGTCACGTCTCTGCCATGGACG AGATGGGACACCACACCAAATCCATCATTCCTGTATCCATTCCCACTGTGCCGCAGCTACGGCCCGTCCTGGAAGCCATATCCAGAGGATCGTCACCCATTCCTCCAGAGCAG TTGATGAAGACATCAGAGCAGCAAGGGTACAACAGAAGTCCTGACCGCCGTTCTGAGCCGAAAGGAAGCCCTGCGAGAGGCAGCCAACAGGCCGGCCTGCCTGTCCAGACCAACAGCACGTCCAGCTCGCTGCAGCTCAACTCTCTGACGCTCAACTcccgctctctcactctcaaaCACAGCAGTCGCCACGGCAGCAAATCCCACCTGCCTGCCATGCATGGTGACAGTTTGGGATCCAATCCTCCACCGGGCATCATCAACTCTTCCAACCTGCTGGCcaaccacagcagcagcagcctctcctACGATAACCTCATTAACCCTGCAGATCCTCAGTACCTGGCTCAGAGAGGGGCTCCTCCAGTCGGCTACCACACTCACTATATGACTCTGGGAACAGATGGTACTGTGCTGCAGCGGCCCCCTCCTCACGGCTACAGTCCCGTGTTTATGGGCGTTGCCAGACAGTCTCCTCAGCCTCGAGACTCCTCACCTTTGCAGGGCCTCACCTCAAGGGATCCCTCACCTTCCTTCCAAGGTTTCATCCAAAGAGACCCTTCTCCGGCTTTTCAAGGGCTGATGGCAAGAGACCTCGCGTCCCAAAGCGTGACATCACGAGACCTCACCCCTCCAGGTCTGGTGATGCGAGATATGACGTCTCAAAGTCTCCGAGACAGCCTTCGGGATCTGGGTCCACAGGGCTTGACACCTCCGAAGTCTGCCGCCGCACGCTATGATAACTTCTCAAAAACCATCATGGCATCTATCCACGAGAGAcgggagatggaggagagggagaggatgctGCGCCTCCAAGCCAGATCCCAGGCGCTCTACGGCCCAGATGTGGGGATCTATGACATCCCCTGCAGAAGGAGCCTACCACCAGAAAACATCCGACCACCAGGCTCCCGTGGACCGACTCCTCCGGCCTACGGCTCCAGGGAGTTTCTCATGAGCACAGGCATCCTCGGTTATGGCATGAGGACCTCGcctctctccagctcctccacgTCGTCTCTGACTCGAGGCCCGAAAACGTCCAGCTCCCctctgcagagcagcagcagcagcagcctccaaAGCAAGGGCAGGTCTTCCTCTCCAGCTTACTGCACtactgacagacagactcaaCCCCTCCCTTCCTCTACATCCACTCTGCCCCGTTTaacatcctcctccacctcctctgcccCCTCGTACGCCTCCTATGCCACCGCAAAACGATCCTCACTCACATACTCCTCTGAGGGGAAGGACTCAGTCACCCTGGGAGccctgaaataa
- the ora5 gene encoding rhodopsin, whose protein sequence is MDAEELIESIIRAFMFLAGILGNNWLAIRSLPAQKSGLRTNEVLFINLAVSNLITNCLVDLPDTMADFAGRWFLGETFCGVFRFSADLSETSSIFTTFFISAFWYQKLVGSLKRGGAPVQLDSLCLVGCLLAGSWTVALVFSIPHFFFVTVEGGNDSKEDCIDVFPNAIAQQTYEIFYLTMANALPVAGMVFFSVQIVITLLQNQRRIQSHNSDTTKEMGEDEKKSTENRQDGAGSSTGPSKDLKDSASPTDIYTGVPASSCPNSNSSPLNSQTNTDSRAGPPPNLSKPSQRPAKPSPSSSSQVRAAKSVVAVASVFLVCWLTHLLLRITNSIHTSSIVVEVASYIAASYTCIIPYIFLHGVKKLSCSCKR, encoded by the coding sequence ATGGATGCAGAAGAGCTGATTGAATCCATCATCAGAGCGTTCATGTTTCTGGCGGGGATCCTGGGGAACAACTGGCTGGCTATACGCTCCCTGCCCGCGCAGAAATCTGGCCTCCGCACCAATGAGGTCCTCTTCATCAACCTGGCCGTGTCCAACCTCATCACCAACTGCCTGGTGGACCTGCCAGACACCATGGCAGACTTCGCTGGACGCTGGTTCCTGGGAGAAACCTTCTGCGGCGTGTTTCGCTTTTCTGCCGACCTCTCTGAGACCAGCAGCATCTTCACCACCTTCTTCATCAGCGCCTTCTGGTACCAGAAGCTGGTTGGCTCCCTGAAACGGGGAGGTGCACCGGTGCAGCTGGACAGCCTGTGCTTGGTGGGGTGCCTGCTGGCTGGGAGCTGGACGGTGGCTTTGGTCTTCAGCATCCCACACTTCTTCTTTGTCACAGTGGAGGGAGGAAACGACAGCAAAGAAGACTGTATAGACGTCTTTCCTAATGCGATTGCCCAGCAAACCTATGAGATCTTTTATTTAACCATGGCTAACGCCCTCCCTGTTGCAGGGATGGTGTTTTTCAGTGTCCAGATTGTTATCACTCTGCTCCAGAACCAGCGACGCATACAGAGTCACAATTCTGACACTACCAAGGAAATGGGTGAGGATGAAAAGAAGAGTACTGAAAACAGACAAGATGGTGCTGGTTCCAGTACAGGCCCCTCAAAAGATCTCAAGGATTCTGCATCCCCAACCGACATTTATACAGGCGTGCCTGCTTCTTCCTGTCCGAACTCCAATAGCTCTCCCCTCAACagccagacaaacacagacagcagagctGGACCTCCACCAAATCTTTCAAAGCCCAGCCAGAGGCCAGCTAAGCCCAGCCCGAGCTCGAGCTCTCAGGTGAGGGCAGCCAAGAGTGTGGTTGCTGTAGCCAGCGTGTTCCTGGTCTGCTGGCTGACTCATCTGCTCCTGCGCATCACTAACAGCATCCACACCTCGTCGATAGTGGTGGAGGTGGCCAGCTATATCGCAGCCTCCTACACCTGCATCATCCCCTACATATTTCTGCACGGAGTGAAGAAGCTTTCTTGCTCTTGCAAAAGGTAG